The DNA sequence TAGAGAGACATGCAGAGATGACACAGGGtcagagatgagaggagagatgACCGTGAGAGCGACACAGGGAGAGATGGGCAGATTCCCGAGAGGGACGGAGGAAAGAGATCCCGGTCTTACGCTCCTCATCTGGGCAAAGATTCCAAAAgcagcagcgtgggttagtggatagagcacgagcctgggagtcagtaggacctgggttctaatcctggctccgctacttgtcacctgggtgatcttaggcaagtcacttcacttctctgggcctcagttccctcatctgtaaaatggggatgaagactgtgagccccgtgtgggacactggACTAtgtaaccagattaccttgtatctacccgagcacttagcgcagcgcctggaacacagtaagtgcttcacaaataccattaaaaaaaaagagagagaggaagctgggtGTCCAGGAGTCAAGTTAGGGGTACTTGGAACATAACACATTTCCATCACTCCGCGTGAAGAGGACACGATGGAAAAAGCTAAGGAATGTTCCTCCCCCAACATGAGTCTGCTCTGACAGAACAAGATCCCCAAGTTGGCACGAGGAGACGTGGGACGGGAAGATTCGGCCGCGCGCAGGCACGGGATGTCAGGAGAGGTGAGACGCTACTCTACGCTTCCCAGCCGCCGCCTCTGACTAACCGTGCGGCTCCGCACaagtctgtgtgtctctctgtggtGGTGCAGCTCTACAACGTGCAGAAAATACCAACGAGTAGCGAGAGTGCACGGAATTCTGCGAGGACCGGAGTAACGTAGGAACATAGGGTACGTCTTCAGAAGGACTCACCGCCCCAGACCATTCTCGCCCACTGAGTCGATGGATACAACAGCGCAGTCTTCCCACGACCCCAAGTTCTTCAGGAGCACGGCCCCACCATTCTAGCCCATCTGACCACACACCGGCCTTTCCCAGCTTTGCTCTGAGAGGGCCTGTCGCCAGAGTAGGGGTGATTTTGCAGGAGCATCTTGGAGCCCCTACCCAGCTCCTGGCCCCAAGCTCtaggcctccctcccccacccctcctccaccccagtcTACCTTGTCCAACCTCACTTTGTTGTGCGATGGCAAAGGAAGCCATGGGTCTGGCTAAGCAGGACAAATTTGCCCTCTGAAGGCCCGATGGAGTGGCATGAAGTTGGGCatcctgggtggggcagggatgggcagatgtacttttggggagggggtgggatgagagTGGGGGACTTGAAGGGGGCACGAAGAAAGAGCAAGATAGGAGGAAGCTGGGAAGGAACtgagaaggagctggagaagagaacCGGAGAGGGGCACCGGAGCGGGGCGGAGAGGAGCACGTCGTGGGGGGAGCAGTCTGGGAGCTTTCCAAGGTGGAAAAAGACAACTCGGCAAGTGATGCCATCTAGGGCTCAGGGTCCAGGGTCTCGGGTCTGATCCCGAAACCCGTTTCACTCTCCGGAAAGCCTCTGGGTGGGCTGAGGCCTGGGGGGCTGACACTTCACTGTGAAGGGGCCAGGGGTCTCCTCTCAGGTGGAGGACCCGGTTGGggtcggtggtggtggtggcgggggcgggggggggtgtctcaCCTCAGTGTGCGGCAGGATCCTACCCACAGACTCGGTCTTCTGCTGCAAGCTATCTTGGGGGAAACCCATGAAGGTGACTGGGCTGTTCTCCGTGGTGCCATAACCGACCTGCACAGGACAGGAGAGTCACGGATTgtcggggatggggttggggggggagtcaGGAAGCATCGGTAGGGATCGGATCAATGGGACGGGGAAAGGTGAAACCGGAGAGACCCCGGCACTGGACCAGTTCTCCTCCGGTTCCCTCCCTCGCTCTACTCCCGGCACCCCGTTCCTCctacccaccccatccccaccccctcccaaacacaataatagtatttgttaagctattcctacgtgccaagcactgttctaagcgccggggtagatacaagggaatcagctggtcccacgtggggctcacagtcttcacccccaatttacagatgaggtcactgaggcccagagaagttgagtgactcgcccaaagccacacagctgacaaggggcggggcctggattagaaccgggGGGGGACGACggtgggggagtgtgtgtgtgtgtgtggcggggtgggggggggcttcTAATATTAATCTGCTTCTATTGGACAGTAAGAGGGACTGAACCCCTagaataagagaaaaaaaaaccaaccagatTCTGTGCCCTAGCAAGccgacctcccctcccccggcactCCCCAAACCGCCACCGAGGCCGGAAAGCGAAAATATCAACAGGAGGGCCCAGCCGGCACAAACAGCGGGCGGATGGGCATGTTCCGAGCGCCGTGTTTACCCCGAGGCCGCAGGGCCGGCGCTGGggatgtggggcgggggagaagggggcatcggattcccccccgccccagacacacacacctagggcccgaggcccggcccgcgggactcctgggtcccctcCGGTCCCCACCCGAGCGGGGCAGGGAAGACACCGGGCTCCTTGTCCGACGGAGGGCGGTTCTGGCACGGGGCGGACACGGCCGGGGCCGCCCAGGTCGCCGGAGgacgctttctctccctctccctcctggggccCGTCCAGCGGCCGGAGTCGCGGTCGCCTCTCCCGtgtcccccacccggcccccgatcccctcccccttcccccgactGTCCAGACGCCACGGCGACGGAGCGGAGCGCACCCCGGAGGAATCGCTACTACTGATAACACTAACGATAACGACATCCGTTAAGGCCTCACTGGatccggcactgtcctaagcgccggggtggaaacaagcagatggggtcggacacagtccctgtcccacctggggctcacggtccccatccccatctgacggatgagggaaccgaggtccagagaagtgactcgcctaaggtcacacggcagacccgtGGAGGAGCCgaatcggaacccgtgaccttccgactcccgggcccgtgctctatctacggCACGACGCGGGGCGTTGGGTGGCGTGCGtccgagggggtcggggggggggggggggaggggaggctcccGTCCAGGGTCCGGAGAGTTGACCCCGCTAGCCCCGGCCGAGGAGGGCCGGGAGAAGGAGACGGAGATGTCCTCTTCCATCCCCGTCCGGTGGGCGGTCGGGCACCGAGCCGATACCCGGGGAGATAACGGGCGGGGGCTCCGCTGTAACGCTCGGAGGATCCGCCTGCCTCCGCCCGGTTGCGGTAGGGAGGATCGGACCCGGTTTCCGCACATTCAGGGAGGATTGAcgtgggtggaggtgggtgggtacGAGCCACTGTGGGCGCGTAGACGTGCGGGAAGGCGCGCGTTTGGCTGCGGGTGTGTGCGAGCCACTGTGGGCGCGTAGATGTGTGGGAAGATGCGTGACGgttgcgcgtgtgtgtgtgtggaagggtTGTTCAAGCGACCACGGATGCctatacgataataataatgttgacctttgttaagcgctgactatgtgcagagcaccgttctaagcgctggggtagacccaggggaatcaggttgtcccacctggggctcaccgtcttcatccccattttccagatgagggaactgaggcccagagaagtgaagtgactcgcccacagccacacggctgacaggcggcagagctgggattcgaagtgaTGAGTGTGGGAGGGTGCGCGTCTGGGTGCGGGTGGGGGTTTGTCCGATCGCCCGTGGGTGCATGATGTGCGGGAAGGTGCGTGTTTGCGTGTGGGTGTGCCCGATCGACCGCGGGCGCCCGTAGGTGCGGGAAGGTGCGCGCTGGCGCGCGTGTGCGCTCGGCCGGGGCCGCGTGTGTCTGGGCGTGTGCGTCGCCCCCGAGCCCGGAGCGGCTCTCACGCTCAGCCCGAGCCGCACAAGGGCCCCATTAAGAAGAGGCGAGGCCGAGGCCGGGCCCGTCCGGCGGCCGGGCCGTGCGGGCCGTCCCTggctccccgccccgccggctcGTCTCcgaggcggccggggggcggggagggcggtccagggtccgggccccgtccccccccgtccccccccccgtccccccgcgccCAGCTGGCCGGACCGGACCCCGGGCCCGAGGGGGTTAAGCCGGTCCACGTAGGGAGCTGGCTCGGCCCGCCGTCTGCGGTCGGGGCtcccgccgcggccccggccTATAAAGGCGGGAGGCCCGCGAAGGCAGGAGCGGCCCGTGCCCAGGCGGCCAGTCCTCGCGCGTCCCGGCCATGGCCCCCCCGGGCCTCCTGCTGGGCCTGGCCCTGCTGGCCGGCCTCCCGCCCGTCCTGCCCGCCTGCCCCCCGGCCTGCCACTGCCACGGCGGGGACCTGCAGCACGTCATCTGCGACGGCGCGGGCCTGCGCCGCCTGCCCAAGGTGTCGGAGAAGACGCGGCTGCTGAACGCGCAGCGCAACCATTTCCCGGTGCTGCCGGCCGGGGGGCTCCGGGAGGCCAAGGGCCTCGTGTCCCTGCACCTGCAACACTGCGGCGTGCGGGAGGTGGCGGCCGGCGCCTTCCGGGGCCTCAGGGCCCTCGTCTACCTGTACCTGTCGCACAACGCCATCGGCGTGCTGCGCGCCGGGGCCTTCGACGACCTGAGCGAGCTCACCTACCTCTACCTGGACCACAACCGGGTGAGCGAGCTGCCGCGGGGGCTGCTGGCGCCCCTGGGCAACCTGTTCGTCCTGCAGCTGGGCGCCAACGAGCTGCGGGACCTCCGGGCCGGGGCCTTCCACGGCGCCAAGGACCTGCGCTGGCTCTACCTGAGCGACAACGCCCTGGGGACCGTCCGGCCCGCCGCCCTGGCCGACGTGGAGAACCTGGCCATCCTGCACCTGGACGGGAACCGGCTGGTCTCCTACCCGGCCGCCGCGCTGGCCCGGCTGCGCGTGGTGGAGGAGCTGAAGCTGTCGCGCAACCCGCTGCGGGTCATCCCGGACCGAGCCTTCCACACCTTCGGCCGCTACCTGGAGACCCTCTCGCTGGACCGCACGAACCTGGACAAGGTGGGGggggcccttccctctcccctgcccccctccgccTCGGGTGACCGTTCGAGGGGACCCCCCCGGATCccttccccgccggcccccggtcaCTCGGGCCGGCGACGCGGACCTGgtcgcccccgccctccctccctccctccccgggttcttttcctttcctccggtGACACCTCCCTCCATAAAGAGAGGCTTGTTTATTGACGGAGGCTCCGCGGGGCCGCGGCCCAGCCAGGCCCACAAAGAGTCCCTGTTCCCAAccggctggggggaggagagaggcggggggtgggaggggggggtcgGGGACGGACGGAGATGATGCGACGGGAAAAAAGCCCCGCCCCGAGGCGGCCTGGCGTgagggtcggggaaggcctctgagccgggagcccccccggccccgagtcAGGACCCCGGTGAGAGGGGCTCCCTGACGGCGGCAATCCGCTCTGCCCCCGGGGCTGAGGGCGAGCGGGGTGTGGATCCCgcctgcccccgggcccgggatggACGGGCGAGGTCCCCCTCCCGGGGCAAGGCGGAGGTCTGGGGCTGAGGCCGCCGGcagcggaggaggggaggggacgggcgggacggggggcgggagaGAGCAGATCGGCACTTGCCCAAGGGCCGGGCCCACCTCGCGGGCCGCCTCGGACCTCCCCTACCGCCCCCACCCACAATCCGGGTCCCATCCCCTGCCGGCCCCCGCGACCCCTACCCGGGGAGGACGGTCGCGATGCCAGGGGCTCCGGACCCTCGGCGATGCCCGTGGGCTTGGCTCGGGGCCAGCCGAGAGCCCGGGCGGCGCCTGGGCCGGGCCTGGATTAGCAAGgacccgaggggagggggagtaactCCGACCCCAGAATCTTCCCTCGCCCACCTCCGcgccccaccccgaccccgggAGAAACGTCCCGGATCCCGGCCGCGGGGTCCGACGGGTTACCGGGGCCAAGCCCTTCCCGGCCGGGACCACGGACGGCCACCCCGGGCCAACCGGGAGAGCCGGAAGCCACGGAGGGGTGGACCCGACGGGGGCCCCGGGGAACTCTAGGCCCCCTCGGGGACCCCGTCTTCCCTCCAGTTCTCCAGCCCCTACCCtcgcaggggaggaagagggtgaaagGCGAGGCGGGgagccctggggggcggggggcggcgggaggagcggGCGGACGACGGGAAAGGCCATAGGGGAGGACTCGGTTTCCCTATCTGAGGCCCCGCAGCCTCCCAGCCCTAAGAGACCCTGCCCCGGCCCTCGTCCCGGACGGCCGGCAGTCTCCGTCGGCCCTCCCGGCACCCCGAATCTCCGGGGGCCTGGGCGGGCCTAGGGGCCGAGCTAGACCGCCTGACATCCCCGGTCCCGGGACAGACACCACCCATCGCGTGGCACTGCCCacccgtcacctcgcccctcgccccccgtGCGGCACCCCGACTGGGCCGGAGTAACAATAAcggcggtattggttaagcgcttactgagcgccgagcgccgttctaagcgctgggctagatgcggAGTGatccggtggtcccacgtgggtctcgcagccttaatccccgttttacagacgaggtaactgaggcacagagagggtaagcggctcgcccgaggagacacggcggacgagtggcggagccggaatcggaacccgCATCccgcgcctcccgggcccgttgctctttccaccgggccacgcgaaACGCATCCTCACTAGACCTCCGCCACCCCTCCCTCTCGCCTCTGTCCCCAGTGACGCTTGgggcggcaggggaggaggaagtgaaagtggggggggggagagatgaggggggacgggggtgtggagaggggaggagggacgggggttgggggaggaagggcggagggggagaggatccACCGTGGTTCCCACGTCTCAGATTTCGGACGGCGCCTTCCTGGGGGTGACCGCGCTGAAACACGCGCATCTGGACCACAACCGGTTGAGCGAGCTCCCGGCCAGCTTCCCCTTCGACCACCTGGAGACGCTGACCCTCCACGACAACCCCTGGAAATGCACCTGCCGGCTGCGGGGGCTCCGAAAGTAAGGCTCGggactcccctccgccccccgcccccggccagggACCACGCCTGGgcgcggggaggaaggggcggagaGGGTCCCGGTGCCCTCCGGCCACCCCCCCGGGGAAGCAAAGGAGGACGGAGCCTCCGCCTCCGGCCGGATGCCCAAGCGGGCCCCGCACCGgtacaaccgccccccccccaccccgaccccgcgCCTCCCCTCTGCCCG is a window from the Ornithorhynchus anatinus isolate Pmale09 chromosome 15, mOrnAna1.pri.v4, whole genome shotgun sequence genome containing:
- the CHAD gene encoding chondroadherin; its protein translation is MAPPGLLLGLALLAGLPPVLPACPPACHCHGGDLQHVICDGAGLRRLPKVSEKTRLLNAQRNHFPVLPAGGLREAKGLVSLHLQHCGVREVAAGAFRGLRALVYLYLSHNAIGVLRAGAFDDLSELTYLYLDHNRVSELPRGLLAPLGNLFVLQLGANELRDLRAGAFHGAKDLRWLYLSDNALGTVRPAALADVENLAILHLDGNRLVSYPAAALARLRVVEELKLSRNPLRVIPDRAFHTFGRYLETLSLDRTNLDKISDGAFLGVTALKHAHLDHNRLSELPASFPFDHLETLTLHDNPWKCTCRLRGLRKWLEAKASRPGATCASPAKVRGQNIRDTAALRGCRSPSKRSRKAGGRH